A genomic stretch from Thermodesulforhabdus norvegica includes:
- the selD gene encoding selenide, water dikinase SelD, with product MSGGEKIKLAETVRAAGUAAKVEPGVLAKLLADLSLQEDPRLLVGRETSDDAGVFKISDDLALVQTVDFFTPTVNDPYDFGRIAAANALSDVYAMGGKPITAMNIVCFPTKTLDLYYLKEILRGGLDKIREAGALLVGGHSVEDQEIKYGMAVTGVVHPERVVTNGGARPGDELVLTKPIGTGIITTALKGRLLSDDDDEVLEAVEWMASLNDKASEIMRQFDAGGCTDVTGFGLCGHAFEMAVASGVTVEIVSSKIPLLPGAYDFASMGMIPAGAYSNRDHFSCSVEVMPDVDPVLADLVMDPQTSGGLLISVPAGRGDELAERLRERGLLYASVIGRVKTYDGARVRVLK from the coding sequence ATGAGCGGTGGGGAAAAGATAAAGCTGGCGGAAACGGTCAGGGCGGCGGGCTGAGCTGCCAAGGTGGAGCCAGGGGTCCTGGCGAAGTTGCTCGCCGATTTGTCCTTGCAGGAAGATCCGCGCCTTCTCGTGGGGCGGGAAACTTCCGACGATGCCGGAGTGTTTAAGATTTCGGATGATCTGGCTCTTGTCCAGACGGTGGACTTTTTCACGCCCACCGTGAACGATCCCTACGATTTCGGGCGGATTGCCGCGGCCAATGCCCTCAGCGACGTTTACGCAATGGGGGGGAAACCCATTACGGCCATGAACATTGTTTGCTTTCCGACGAAAACCTTGGACCTTTACTACCTCAAGGAGATCCTTCGGGGCGGGCTTGATAAGATAAGGGAAGCGGGAGCCCTTCTCGTAGGCGGGCATAGCGTCGAGGATCAGGAAATAAAGTACGGCATGGCCGTTACGGGAGTGGTTCATCCCGAAAGGGTGGTAACGAACGGAGGTGCAAGACCCGGGGATGAACTGGTACTCACGAAGCCGATAGGAACCGGCATTATAACCACGGCTTTAAAGGGAAGATTGCTTTCCGACGATGACGATGAAGTGCTGGAAGCCGTCGAGTGGATGGCCTCTTTGAACGATAAGGCCTCGGAGATTATGAGACAATTCGATGCAGGAGGGTGCACGGACGTAACGGGTTTTGGGCTTTGTGGCCATGCCTTTGAAATGGCCGTTGCAAGTGGCGTTACCGTGGAGATCGTGTCTTCGAAGATTCCTCTGCTTCCCGGGGCTTATGATTTTGCTTCCATGGGCATGATCCCCGCCGGGGCTTATTCGAACCGTGACCATTTTTCATGCTCCGTTGAGGTTATGCCCGATGTGGATCCCGTGCTCGCCGATCTCGTGATGGATCCTCAAACTTCCGGAGGTCTGCTTATAAGTGTACCGGCGGGCCGTGGAGACGAACTGGCAGAGCGGCTCAGGGAAAGGGGGCTCCTTTATGCCTCGGTGATCGGGCGGGTTAAGACCTACGACGGTGCAAGAGTCCGTGTTTTGAAGTGA
- a CDS encoding 4Fe-4S binding protein — MEENRVYEQLAEHLNRLPAGFPRTPTGVEIRILKRLFTPEEARYACTLTLKPEPPEEIAKRLNLEPGKVAGILEEMAKKGLIFRIRKGSETRYMAAQFIIGIWEYHVNQLTPELIADLREYAPYFFQQAMNLRTPQLRVIPIPGSVTAVQSIMPYEEARRLVEENQPIVVAPCICRKEHGLTGEACDRPLESCLVFGLGAQYYMENGLGRQITVQEALKILEEAERDGRVLQPSNAQKITNICTCCGCCCQILKNLKKLDKPALYVVSRHIAELDEESCVLCGTCVDRCQMDAITLGDDHAVINRDRCIGCGLCVTTCPEEAITLKEKPKELQKDVPASLRETYARMFQERMSAMVGKA, encoded by the coding sequence ATGGAAGAGAACAGGGTGTACGAGCAACTGGCAGAACATCTTAACAGGTTACCTGCCGGCTTTCCCAGAACGCCGACCGGGGTGGAAATCAGAATTCTGAAAAGGCTCTTTACGCCGGAAGAAGCACGATATGCCTGCACGCTCACTCTCAAACCGGAGCCGCCTGAAGAAATCGCAAAACGGCTGAACCTCGAACCCGGGAAGGTTGCCGGTATTCTGGAAGAGATGGCGAAGAAGGGATTGATCTTCAGAATACGCAAAGGAAGCGAAACCCGCTACATGGCGGCCCAGTTCATAATCGGAATATGGGAATATCACGTTAATCAGCTAACCCCTGAACTCATCGCTGACCTCAGGGAATACGCACCCTACTTCTTTCAACAGGCCATGAATCTCAGGACCCCACAGCTCCGCGTAATTCCGATTCCCGGCTCCGTGACGGCGGTTCAATCCATAATGCCCTACGAAGAAGCCCGGAGGCTGGTGGAGGAAAACCAGCCCATAGTGGTTGCTCCCTGCATATGCAGGAAGGAACACGGGTTAACCGGTGAAGCCTGCGATCGTCCTCTGGAATCCTGCCTCGTTTTCGGACTTGGAGCTCAATATTACATGGAAAACGGTCTGGGCAGACAGATCACCGTCCAGGAAGCCCTAAAAATCCTGGAAGAAGCGGAAAGAGACGGACGGGTCCTTCAGCCCTCAAACGCTCAGAAGATAACGAACATCTGCACCTGCTGTGGTTGCTGTTGCCAGATACTCAAGAATCTGAAAAAACTGGACAAACCGGCACTTTACGTGGTTTCGCGCCACATTGCCGAGCTTGACGAAGAATCATGCGTGCTGTGCGGAACCTGCGTTGACCGATGCCAGATGGACGCCATAACCCTGGGAGATGACCATGCCGTAATAAACAGGGACCGCTGTATAGGATGTGGCCTCTGCGTGACGACCTGTCCCGAAGAGGCAATAACACTTAAAGAAAAGCCCAAAGAGCTTCAAA
- the yedF gene encoding sulfurtransferase-like selenium metabolism protein YedF, with product MVERVVDCRGLACPAPVLKTKEVLEKERPDRISVRVDNPAARENVSRFLSRQGFGVTVSEDSEGYLVVGSRLAGASDLAPGEEEILCTLSGPSGEKLLVLIGTDKLGRGNDELGQKLMTNFIKTLGEMVPQLWRLVFLNAGVKLTVKGSPVLDDLKELERQGVSILVCGTCLDFYGLIGEKQVGETTNMLDIVTSMQVAGKVVTVT from the coding sequence ATGGTGGAGAGGGTAGTAGACTGCAGAGGGCTTGCCTGCCCCGCGCCGGTTTTGAAGACGAAGGAGGTGCTGGAAAAGGAGAGGCCCGATAGAATTTCCGTAAGAGTGGATAACCCTGCTGCGAGGGAGAATGTGTCACGTTTTTTGAGCAGGCAGGGGTTCGGCGTTACTGTTTCTGAAGATTCTGAAGGCTATCTCGTGGTGGGTAGCAGATTAGCGGGTGCGTCGGATCTGGCCCCCGGGGAGGAAGAGATCCTTTGCACCCTTTCCGGGCCCTCGGGGGAAAAACTCCTCGTGTTGATCGGTACCGATAAGCTGGGCAGGGGAAACGACGAGCTGGGGCAAAAACTCATGACCAACTTTATTAAGACCCTGGGAGAGATGGTTCCTCAACTCTGGAGGCTGGTTTTCCTGAATGCCGGGGTGAAGCTGACGGTAAAGGGATCGCCCGTACTGGACGACCTGAAAGAGCTGGAGCGGCAGGGAGTTTCCATACTTGTGTGCGGAACCTGCCTTGACTTTTACGGGTTGATAGGTGAGAAGCAGGTTGGAGAGACCACCAACATGCTCGACATAGTTACGTCGATGCAGGTTGCCGGAAAGGTCGTCACGGTAACATGA